One part of the Flavobacterium johnsoniae UW101 genome encodes these proteins:
- a CDS encoding contractile injection system tape measure protein produces MLNSNKHIINKVFLEINTNSKEKGCYLKDNIDVFLQKEIFSILENYFNELDSKNPSHSIQLDKLNLDIAINQNLDFKDFKEQILKKISRQVEEVFEKEEKNIEGYKRINPQEKDIEGFFHFLETGTNPWWITLNNDFKIIEDKTFNEILNNKNFSFKWANAMQKSIARTRFIKQFSDSQIVTIIKKGIVLKKNNAENSAKIIRIEAIKKQIETSISKNQLIPNQRFLMWEIVVLNLLETNHAIVKQKLSRLIQSVFEFHKKDSFLEYKALFLKEIENQIENQNELELLADLDVAVLIIEKKLDKVILKERETEIETSLKKQTSIKPEVEIENKRATENENETEIKSIQENNETTTTNPDLILLKDKDTAVDSGNKDIEPLLNQLKEKTPNNHEEVIDKKESSFEKEKGRNEEIADNAISELYVDNAGLVLIHPFLKSLFENCKLLNKDNTINNPETAAHLLHYTATGKEQDYENAMIFEKFLCNIPTAEPIERNIVLSEQMKKEAAAMLEAVLSNWDVMKTSSAELLQNEFLQRPGKLNSNGDESPVITMERKTQDVLLDKLSWNLSIIKLAWKKRIIYVNW; encoded by the coding sequence GTGCTTAATTCAAATAAACATATTATCAATAAAGTCTTCCTTGAGATAAATACCAATTCTAAAGAAAAAGGATGTTATCTCAAGGACAATATTGATGTGTTTTTACAAAAGGAAATATTCTCGATTTTAGAAAATTACTTTAACGAACTGGATTCAAAAAATCCTTCACACAGCATACAATTAGACAAACTCAACCTTGATATTGCCATAAATCAAAATTTAGATTTTAAAGATTTCAAAGAACAAATTCTTAAAAAAATCAGCAGACAAGTCGAAGAAGTTTTTGAAAAAGAAGAAAAAAATATTGAAGGTTACAAACGCATCAACCCGCAGGAAAAAGATATAGAAGGCTTTTTTCACTTTCTGGAAACAGGTACAAATCCTTGGTGGATAACTTTAAATAATGATTTTAAAATAATTGAGGATAAAACATTTAACGAAATCCTGAATAATAAAAACTTCTCTTTTAAATGGGCAAATGCAATGCAGAAATCAATTGCAAGAACAAGGTTCATTAAACAATTTAGTGACAGCCAAATTGTAACCATTATTAAAAAAGGAATTGTACTTAAAAAAAATAATGCCGAGAACAGTGCCAAAATAATCAGGATTGAAGCGATAAAAAAACAGATTGAAACCAGTATTTCAAAAAATCAATTGATTCCGAATCAAAGATTTTTAATGTGGGAAATAGTTGTTTTAAATCTTTTGGAAACAAACCATGCAATTGTAAAACAAAAGCTTTCCAGATTAATTCAAAGTGTATTTGAATTTCATAAAAAAGACAGCTTTTTAGAATACAAAGCGCTTTTTCTAAAAGAAATTGAAAATCAGATAGAAAACCAAAACGAATTGGAATTACTGGCTGATCTTGATGTTGCTGTTTTGATTATCGAAAAAAAACTAGACAAAGTCATTTTAAAAGAAAGAGAAACGGAAATAGAGACTTCACTAAAAAAACAAACGTCAATAAAACCTGAGGTTGAGATTGAAAATAAGAGAGCAACAGAAAATGAAAATGAAACAGAAATAAAAAGTATTCAGGAAAACAATGAAACAACAACAACCAACCCTGATTTGATTTTATTGAAAGATAAAGATACAGCCGTTGACAGCGGTAACAAAGATATCGAACCCTTATTAAATCAATTAAAAGAAAAAACACCAAATAACCACGAAGAAGTAATCGATAAAAAAGAATCTTCTTTTGAAAAAGAAAAAGGCAGAAACGAAGAAATAGCAGACAATGCTATTAGCGAATTATATGTTGACAATGCGGGTTTAGTATTAATTCATCCTTTTTTGAAATCTCTTTTTGAGAATTGCAAACTGCTCAATAAAGACAATACTATCAATAATCCTGAAACTGCTGCTCACCTATTGCACTATACAGCCACAGGAAAAGAGCAGGATTATGAAAACGCTATGATCTTCGAAAAGTTTTTATGCAATATTCCAACAGCCGAACCTATTGAAAGAAACATTGTACTCTCAGAACAAATGAAAAAAGAAGCTGCAGCAATGCTGGAAGCCGTTTTGAGTAATTGGGATGTAATGAAAACATCATCGGCAGAATTGCTTCAAAACGAATTTTTACAGCGTCCCGGAAAACTGAACAGCAATGGAGACGAAAGCCCTGTAATAACTATGGAACGAAAAACACAAGATGTTTTATTAGACAAATTAAGCTGGAATTTGAGCATCATAAAATTGGCTTGGAAAAAACGAATCATATATGTTAACTGGTAA
- a CDS encoding DUF6734 family protein has translation MKEEPRIIYSLDAFPISNNRWNEGNKFKETIYSTALSILYSHLWYKDIELYADETAYKFLYMLPCRVTKIRSNEDAVIWMKSKIDVMEKQTKPFIHLDNDAFIKKKINFDFDKVIVEQNDYELYSMYQYRLDFFNQYTQDLDYWKPDLGYAFNCGVLGFRDLELRDEFLKAYYALEEIFIKNNNLGITRIEPCIVLEQYNLAALLHHKNIKPTLLLWKKNLFENSQLADRIGYTHIAGQKKYRIDIVQEIENRLFKLFPYWYKEVKSALEKEGIA, from the coding sequence ATGAAGGAAGAGCCTAGAATAATTTACAGCTTAGATGCATTTCCTATCAGCAACAATCGATGGAACGAAGGCAATAAATTTAAAGAAACAATTTATTCGACAGCTCTAAGCATATTATACAGCCACTTATGGTATAAAGATATTGAGCTTTATGCTGACGAAACAGCGTATAAGTTTTTGTATATGCTTCCGTGCAGGGTGACTAAAATCAGAAGTAACGAAGACGCTGTCATTTGGATGAAATCGAAGATTGATGTTATGGAAAAACAAACAAAACCTTTTATTCACCTTGATAATGATGCCTTTATAAAAAAGAAAATAAACTTTGATTTTGATAAAGTGATTGTTGAACAAAATGATTACGAACTGTACAGTATGTATCAATATCGTCTGGATTTTTTTAATCAATACACTCAGGATTTAGATTATTGGAAACCAGATCTGGGATATGCATTTAATTGCGGCGTATTAGGTTTTAGAGACTTGGAGCTTCGGGATGAGTTTTTAAAAGCCTACTATGCTTTAGAGGAAATTTTTATTAAAAATAATAATCTGGGAATAACAAGAATAGAACCCTGTATTGTTTTAGAGCAATATAATCTGGCCGCATTGTTACATCATAAAAATATTAAACCAACATTACTGCTCTGGAAAAAAAACTTATTCGAAAACAGCCAGCTTGCAGACAGAATTGGCTACACACACATTGCCGGTCAAAAAAAATACCGGATAGACATTGTTCAGGAAATAGAAAACAGGCTTTTTAAACTGTTTCCGTATTGGTACAAAGAAGTAAAAAGTGCTTTAGAAAAAGAAGGCATCGCTTAA
- a CDS encoding DUF6734 family protein, giving the protein MKQRHKMIYSLDVLPIMNNRWNMGDKLKETIYMTALSILYSHLWYDEIELYVDEIGFKFLYMLPCAVTKVQNDNKIELWMKSKINAMELQTKPFVHIDTDIFIRKKIDFSFDDVIVERREDTYEMHYRKQVELFTRYTHNLPYWNTNLGYSYNCGIFGFNDLRLRDEFIKSYFDLEKIYLENQQSFSALKQEGYETCILIEQYTLASLLNYKNNNPTILLKGENIREQGKYADTIGYSHFFGMKKYDKYVVDEIELRLSKIFPYWYRQIKNALEKEGIVASNAQFV; this is encoded by the coding sequence ATGAAACAACGACACAAGATGATTTACAGCCTTGATGTGCTTCCTATAATGAATAACAGATGGAATATGGGAGACAAACTAAAGGAAACCATCTACATGACGGCTCTAAGTATTTTATACAGCCATTTGTGGTATGATGAAATTGAACTTTATGTAGATGAAATAGGTTTTAAATTCCTGTATATGCTTCCTTGTGCTGTTACCAAAGTGCAAAATGACAATAAAATTGAGCTATGGATGAAGTCTAAAATTAATGCTATGGAACTGCAGACAAAACCGTTTGTTCATATAGACACGGACATATTTATCAGGAAAAAAATAGATTTTAGTTTTGATGATGTAATAGTAGAACGCAGGGAAGATACTTATGAAATGCATTACAGGAAACAGGTAGAATTATTTACCAGATACACCCATAACTTACCTTATTGGAATACCAATTTAGGCTATTCTTATAACTGCGGCATATTTGGCTTTAACGATCTCAGGCTCCGCGATGAATTTATAAAAAGCTATTTTGATTTGGAGAAAATTTACTTAGAAAACCAGCAAAGCTTTTCTGCATTGAAACAAGAAGGTTATGAAACCTGCATTTTAATAGAACAATATACTCTTGCCTCACTGTTGAATTATAAAAACAATAATCCTACAATCCTATTGAAAGGAGAAAATATAAGAGAGCAGGGAAAATATGCAGATACTATTGGGTATTCTCATTTTTTTGGAATGAAAAAATATGACAAATATGTTGTTGACGAGATTGAACTTCGGCTCTCTAAAATATTTCCGTACTGGTACAGGCAGATAAAAAATGCATTAGAGAAAGAAGGTATTGTGGCGAGTAATGCACAGTTTGTTTAG
- a CDS encoding eCIS core domain-containing protein — protein MREFEQKKAVNHSPSTFFGPKVQKKLTTGTVGDKYETEADSVADKVVNKRNTGGLLQSKSENTVQQKPISETISTVQKQDLAQEKPLQKKGKEKEEDKKVQKKSDKEEDKKVQKKGEKEEDKKVQKKSDKEEDKKVQKKEKKEEDKKVQKKCADCENEDKKAQKKEEKKDEKPVQAKFKESNSVNEGVENTLNSSKGGGSAMDKNTKQEMESGFGADFSNVNIHTDSKAVQMSEELGAQAFTHGSDVYFNKGKYNPDSKEGKHLLAHELTHTIQQTGSKARNNVQKKDMLQLSTMPWNISRWTTQVRESNNFTVSNGGTVTVTSNLAWDGPPRCRDIASTIEVNIYRKRFLIDSKEHSASISLSGGSTSVSNLTDGTYYVEIVLSGYNGDPTHCSLAGRVDIDAT, from the coding sequence ATGAGAGAATTTGAACAAAAAAAAGCAGTTAATCACTCTCCTTCTACTTTTTTTGGGCCAAAAGTTCAAAAAAAACTGACTACAGGCACTGTTGGAGACAAATACGAAACAGAAGCTGATAGTGTTGCAGACAAAGTAGTTAACAAACGTAATACAGGAGGTTTACTGCAATCTAAAAGTGAAAACACTGTACAGCAAAAACCTATTTCAGAAACTATTTCAACGGTTCAAAAACAAGATTTAGCACAAGAAAAGCCTTTACAAAAAAAGGGCAAAGAAAAAGAAGAAGATAAAAAAGTGCAAAAGAAATCCGATAAGGAAGAAGATAAAAAGGTACAGAAAAAAGGAGAAAAAGAGGAAGACAAAAAGGTTCAAAAGAAATCCGATAAGGAAGAAGATAAAAAAGTACAGAAAAAGGAAAAAAAAGAAGAAGACAAGAAAGTACAGAAAAAATGTGCCGATTGCGAAAACGAAGACAAGAAGGCTCAGAAGAAAGAAGAAAAAAAAGACGAAAAACCAGTTCAGGCAAAGTTTAAGGAATCAAACTCAGTAAATGAAGGAGTCGAAAATACTCTCAACAGCTCAAAAGGCGGCGGCAGTGCTATGGATAAAAATACAAAGCAGGAAATGGAATCTGGTTTTGGTGCCGATTTCAGCAATGTAAACATCCATACAGACAGCAAAGCTGTACAAATGAGTGAAGAACTGGGCGCGCAGGCTTTTACACACGGCAGCGATGTTTATTTCAATAAAGGAAAATACAACCCAGACTCTAAAGAAGGTAAACATTTGCTTGCGCATGAACTCACGCACACAATACAGCAAACAGGCAGTAAAGCCCGAAATAATGTTCAAAAAAAGGACATGCTGCAATTATCGACAATGCCCTGGAACATTAGCCGATGGACAACTCAGGTAAGAGAGTCTAATAATTTTACCGTGAGTAATGGCGGAACGGTTACAGTAACATCAAATTTAGCTTGGGATGGTCCGCCAAGATGCAGGGATATTGCCAGCACAATAGAAGTAAATATATATAGAAAAAGATTTTTAATAGACAGCAAAGAACATAGCGCCTCAATTTCATTATCAGGAGGAAGTACTTCGGTTTCTAATTTAACTGATGGCACTTATTATGTAGAAATTGTCTTAAGCGGCTATAATGGCGATCCAACACATTGCAGTTTAGCAGGAAGAGTTGACATTGATGCAACCTGA